One Ciconia boyciana chromosome 20, ASM3463844v1, whole genome shotgun sequence DNA window includes the following coding sequences:
- the HYLS1 gene encoding centriolar and ciliogenesis-associated protein HYLS1, translated as MEEVTGPDRYRWATPDDEELALSRLYARQGGSEERARPRDDPYAEASLLLGVQPALPTLSEDRRGTRRLVMKRKVLRRRPDGGVEVSDESVTSEPESDAEVWSLRQKMLQLRTGPEDSISEGEIETSSSSLDESPYRWPRGDSPPFLLGDFGSRSSPASHYTAAAEQPKSFIPPRFEPLGRNRGKTDRVAKYFEYKREWEKFPIPGEDQRQELRWGIREQMLCKPELPSKPQHLYVPNTYAVPTEKKRAALRWEVRWDLAKGLVPRKNTSS; from the coding sequence ATGGAGGAGGTGACGGGACCGGACAGGTATAGATGGGCCACTCCGGACGATGAGGAGCTGGCCCTGAGCCGGCTGTACGCCCGGCAAGGAGGCAGCGAGGAGCGGGCACGTCCCCGTGACGATCCCTACGCCGAGGCCTCCCTCCTTTTGGGGGTGCAGCCAGCCCTTCCTACACTTTCCGAGGATCGGAGGGGAACCAGGAGGTTGGTAATGAAAAGGAAGGTGCTGAGGCGCAGACCCGACGGAGGAGTAGAGGTCTCCGACGAGTCGGTGACCAGCGAGCCGGAGAGCGATGCCGAGGTTTGGAGCCTGAGGCAGAAAATGCTTCAGCTAAGGACCGGTCCGGAAGACAGCATCTCCGAGGGGGAAATCGAGACGAGCAGCAGCTCTCTCGATGAATCCCCTTACCGGTGGCCCCGTGGGGACAGTCCCCCCTTTCTCCTCGGGGATTTTGGGAGCCGGAGCTCTCCCGCTTCTCACTACACCGCTGCAGCGGAACAACCCAAGTCCTTCATTCCTCCACGGTTTGAGCCGCTGGGACGTAACCGGGGAAAAACCGACCGAGTGgccaaatattttgaatataaaCGAGAATGGGAAAAATTCCCGATCCCGGGGGAGGATCAGCGGCAAGAACTGCGCTGGGGCATCCGGGAGCAGATGCTCTGCAAGCCCGAGCTCCCCAGCAAGCCGCAGCACCTCTACGTCCCAAACACTTACGCCGTGCCGACCGAAAAAAAGAGAGCTGCCCTGCGCTGGGAGGTGCGCTGGGACCTGGCCAAGGGCCTCGTCCCCCGAAAAAACACCTCCTCCTAG
- the DDX25 gene encoding ATP-dependent RNA helicase DDX25 isoform X2 encodes MLAYPPQNLIAQSQSGTGKTAAFVLAMLSRVNAAEKYPQCLCLAPTYELALQIGRVIETIGRFCADIKVTYAVRGNRVLQGTAVEEQIVIGTPGTMLDWCFKWRVIDVKKINMFVLDEADIMIDTQGLSYQSIRIQRALPKGCQMLLFSATFKETVRAFAVQIISNPIVIKLREEELTLSNIRQYFFVCRSREEKYRALCNIYGSVTIGQAMIFCQTRRSADWLSVEMSQDGHQVAILTAELTVAQRANVIQRFRDGKEKVLIATNVCARGIDVQQVTIVVNFSLPTDQNNQPDFETYLHRIGRTGRFGKKGIAFSMVESQNLGLVQMIEEHFQTKIKQLDPDDMDELEKLEN; translated from the exons ATGCTGGCCTATCC GCCCCAAAATCTGATTGCCCAGAGCCAGTCAGGGACAGGGAAAACGGCAGCTTTTGTCTTGGCGATGTTGAGCAGAGTTAATGCCGCTGAGAAATACCCGCAG TGCCTCTGCTTGGCTCCCACCTACGAGCTGGCCCTGCAGATCGGGCGGGTGATCGAGACCATCGGGCGGTTTTGCGCTGACATCAAGGTGACGTACGCTGTCCGGGGAAACCGAG TTCTGCAGGGCACCGCTGTGGAGGAGCAGATCGTCATCGGGACGCCGGGGACGATGCTGGACTGGTGTTTCAAGTGGAGAGTCATAGACGTGAAGAAGATCAACATGTTTGTGCTGGACGAAGCCGACATCATGATCGACACGCAGGGCCTCTCCTATCAAAGCATTCGCATTCAGAG GGCTTTACCCAAGGGCTGCCAGATGCTGCTGTTCTCAGCCACCTTCAAGGAAACCGTGCGGGCGTTCGCCGTGCAAATAATCTCCAACCCCATCGTGATAAAGCTGCGCGAGGAAGAGCTCACCCTGAGCAACATCAGGCAGTACTTCTTTGTGTGCAGGAGCCGGGAGGAGAAGTACAGAGCCCTCTGCAACATCTACGGCAGCGTCACCATCGGCCAGGCGATGATCTTCTGCCAG ACTCGGAGGAGCGCGGACTGGCTGTCGGTGGAGATGAGCCAGGACGGGCACCAGGTGGCCATCCTGACGGCGGAGCTGACGGTAGCCCAGCGGGCCAACGTCATCCAGCGCTTTCGCGACGGCAAGGAGAAGGTCCTCATCGCCACCAACGTCTGCGCTAGAG ggatCGACGTGCAGCAGGTCACCATCGTGGTGAACTTCAGCCTCCCCACCGATCAGAACAACCAGCCGGATTTCGAGACCTACCTCCACCGCATCGGCCGAACGGGACGCTTTGGGAAGAAGGGCATCGCCTTCAGCATGGTGGAAAGCCAGAACCTGGGGCTCGTGCAGATGATAGAGGAGCATTTCC
- the DDX25 gene encoding ATP-dependent RNA helicase DDX25 isoform X1, with amino-acid sequence MLDWCFKWRVIDVKKINMFVLDEADIMIDTQGLSYQSIRIQRALPKGCQMLLFSATFKETVRAFAVQIISNPIVIKLREEELTLSNIRQYFFVCRSREEKYRALCNIYGSVTIGQAMIFCQTRRSADWLSVEMSQDGHQVAILTAELTVAQRANVIQRFRDGKEKVLIATNVCARGIDVQQVTIVVNFSLPTDQNNQPDFETYLHRIGRTGRFGKKGIAFSMVESQNLGLVQMIEEHFRILSAFTLQIPVPGELVPRLGSALAVGEEPAAEITQVFPDRKSIGSRKRPRGFSRDLQDAVAEPVALQIPVPVFPVIFREKKVIETKNHIPSSALSSELLNCLGSLSFKFTNQTSPRQTLGRADTSQRVWRRFIFF; translated from the exons ATGCTGGACTGGTGTTTCAAGTGGAGAGTCATAGACGTGAAGAAGATCAACATGTTTGTGCTGGACGAAGCCGACATCATGATCGACACGCAGGGCCTCTCCTATCAAAGCATTCGCATTCAGAG GGCTTTACCCAAGGGCTGCCAGATGCTGCTGTTCTCAGCCACCTTCAAGGAAACCGTGCGGGCGTTCGCCGTGCAAATAATCTCCAACCCCATCGTGATAAAGCTGCGCGAGGAAGAGCTCACCCTGAGCAACATCAGGCAGTACTTCTTTGTGTGCAGGAGCCGGGAGGAGAAGTACAGAGCCCTCTGCAACATCTACGGCAGCGTCACCATCGGCCAGGCGATGATCTTCTGCCAG ACTCGGAGGAGCGCGGACTGGCTGTCGGTGGAGATGAGCCAGGACGGGCACCAGGTGGCCATCCTGACGGCGGAGCTGACGGTAGCCCAGCGGGCCAACGTCATCCAGCGCTTTCGCGACGGCAAGGAGAAGGTCCTCATCGCCACCAACGTCTGCGCTAGAG ggatCGACGTGCAGCAGGTCACCATCGTGGTGAACTTCAGCCTCCCCACCGATCAGAACAACCAGCCGGATTTCGAGACCTACCTCCACCGCATCGGCCGAACGGGACGCTTTGGGAAGAAGGGCATCGCCTTCAGCATGGTGGAAAGCCAGAACCTGGGGCTCGTGCAGATGATAGAGGAGCATTTCC gCATTTTATCTGCCTTTACCCTGCAAATCCCTGTCCCGGGGGAGCTGGTGCCCCggctgggctcagccctggctgTGGGAGAGGAGCCGGCAGCTGAAATCACGCAGGTCTTTCCTGACCGCAAATCGATTGGCAGTCGTAAACGTCCAAGAGGATTTTCACGGGATTTGCAAGATGCCGTGGCTGAACCGGTGGCTCTTCAAATCCCCGTGCCTGTTTTCCCTGTGATTTTTAGGGAAAAGAAGGTTATCGAAACGAAAAACCACATCCCTTCCTCAGCTTTGTCCTCAGAGCTGCTGAACTGTCTTGGCAGCTTGTCCTTTAAGTTTACAAACCAAACGAGCCCGCGGCAGACACTTGGCAGAGCAGACACGAGCCAGAGAGTCTGGcgaagatttatttttttttaa